A single Chlamydia suis DNA region contains:
- a CDS encoding Ulp1 family isopeptidase: MLSSTSPTTKTLSPENSSRSPLIPPKTRQCSVNKVARVALAVFLVVITLGLILCFYSFSKLVSFPWCCQRCYPVETTTISIPLTPPSPPITIKRPKSPKAPKIQTTKETLWTPISERVSLDLFRDAMLRQTIETLVPAWDNETIFKCLCYFHTLHKELIPLDLFPPATIFNFKRKISSLLEDKKNVENNMPPKGRLPISCLEDNYRRHLKNATVFPIFIWYHPTPKTHHATLRCMQQMGISQTVGASHWVLIVVDLRTRRLVYFDSLYNYVKSPTAMKAELTAFADELNKIYPSKTNEKFSVHIATQEVLQKCSGLSCGPWCCQFLKWYLEDPFVDPSDRVSEDILASTENLASFAQTCEEASQAFFDLSWPEAKEE; encoded by the coding sequence ATGCTGTCATCTACCTCCCCAACCACAAAAACACTATCTCCCGAAAATTCTTCTAGATCACCCCTGATTCCCCCTAAAACTCGGCAATGTTCTGTAAACAAAGTCGCACGTGTTGCCCTGGCAGTCTTTCTTGTCGTAATTACTTTAGGACTGATTCTCTGTTTTTATTCCTTTTCAAAGTTAGTGTCTTTCCCTTGGTGCTGTCAGAGATGCTATCCTGTTGAAACAACTACTATCTCCATCCCCTTAACCCCGCCCTCTCCTCCTATTACCATAAAGCGCCCCAAAAGTCCTAAGGCTCCCAAAATCCAAACAACGAAAGAAACACTTTGGACTCCCATTTCGGAGAGGGTTTCCTTGGACCTTTTTAGGGATGCTATGCTCCGTCAAACCATTGAAACTTTGGTGCCTGCTTGGGATAACGAGACCATATTCAAATGCCTGTGCTATTTCCATACCCTTCATAAAGAACTTATCCCCTTGGACCTCTTTCCTCCGGCTACGATATTCAATTTTAAACGAAAAATTTCCTCCCTTTTAGAAGACAAAAAAAATGTTGAAAACAACATGCCTCCTAAAGGACGACTCCCGATTTCTTGTTTAGAGGATAACTATCGACGCCATTTAAAAAACGCCACGGTCTTTCCAATATTCATATGGTATCACCCCACCCCTAAAACCCACCATGCTACCCTTCGGTGCATGCAACAAATGGGGATAAGTCAAACGGTTGGCGCGAGTCACTGGGTACTTATAGTTGTGGATCTTAGAACTCGTAGATTAGTATATTTCGACAGCTTATACAATTACGTGAAATCCCCAACTGCTATGAAAGCAGAGCTTACTGCTTTTGCCGATGAATTGAACAAGATCTACCCTTCCAAAACAAATGAAAAATTTTCTGTGCACATTGCAACACAAGAAGTCCTTCAAAAATGTTCTGGATTGAGTTGTGGTCCCTGGTGCTGTCAGTTTTTAAAATGGTACTTGGAAGATCCTTTTGTAGACCCTTCGGATCGAGTCTCTGAAGACATTTTAGCAAGCACTGAAAACTTAGCTTCTTTCGCCCAAACATGTGAAGAGGCTAGCCAA
- a CDS encoding Ulp1 family isopeptidase, producing the protein MDKITSSPYSQPPILGSPQSSPFSQSGTLGKITRVIAALLLILVSLGLILIAYSFSDLLNYRFCVNKKAKLPIPIPESTKIAVQNHGQDLSRKDIIPLGVALQTYLKSDLPILDNSQIFQFMCVLHDQYPKLLPDDCLVSPLTIFNYQEEICNTLQNKLHADKTPICPLKASHPLTCSPKNYHRLLRQARVLPFLLWYDPEPTTYAQTLEQMQKCASQGSPGSSHWTVIIVDLDAQLITYFDSLSTYLASRDEMKRQITNLASHLATLGICKNNKTPFDVRVIVEKPLQTGMGLCCGLWCCQYMKWYMEDPKTEILKNLPDSLEYKHILLHSLFSSFQEKMTKYTNLSWPTA; encoded by the coding sequence ATGGATAAGATTACAAGCTCTCCTTACTCCCAGCCTCCAATCCTTGGCTCTCCCCAATCTTCCCCATTTTCTCAGAGCGGAACATTGGGGAAAATTACACGGGTGATCGCTGCCCTTCTGTTGATTCTTGTCTCTTTAGGCCTAATTCTTATAGCTTATAGCTTTTCAGATTTATTGAATTATCGCTTCTGCGTAAACAAAAAAGCCAAACTCCCTATACCCATTCCCGAGTCCACAAAAATTGCTGTTCAAAACCACGGACAGGACCTTTCTAGGAAAGATATTATCCCCCTCGGAGTAGCGCTCCAAACCTACCTAAAATCCGATCTTCCTATTTTGGATAACTCGCAAATCTTTCAATTTATGTGCGTATTACATGATCAATATCCAAAGCTTCTCCCTGATGACTGTCTCGTCTCTCCGTTAACTATTTTCAACTATCAGGAAGAAATTTGTAATACGCTGCAGAACAAACTGCATGCCGATAAAACCCCCATCTGTCCTCTTAAAGCTTCGCATCCACTCACCTGCTCCCCAAAGAATTACCACAGATTACTCAGACAGGCGCGCGTCCTTCCTTTTCTACTTTGGTATGATCCAGAGCCTACAACCTACGCACAAACGCTTGAACAAATGCAAAAGTGCGCCTCACAAGGATCTCCGGGAAGCAGCCACTGGACGGTGATTATCGTAGACTTAGATGCTCAGCTTATCACCTATTTTGATAGCTTATCTACTTACCTTGCCTCAAGAGATGAGATGAAACGCCAAATAACAAATTTAGCGTCACATCTCGCCACATTAGGAATATGCAAAAATAATAAAACTCCTTTTGATGTGCGCGTTATTGTTGAAAAACCTTTACAAACGGGAATGGGCTTGTGTTGCGGACTGTGGTGCTGTCAATATATGAAATGGTACATGGAAGATCCTAAGACCGAGATTCTGAAAAATCTTCCAGACTCTCTAGAATATAAACATATACTGCTTCACTCCCTTTTTTCTTCTTTCCAAGAGAAGATGACAAAATACACAAACCTCTCCTGGCCTACAGCTTAA